The Verrucomicrobiia bacterium genomic interval GGGAAAATCGATGGATTCAATGAACATCACGCTGTTCGTCGCAGCCGCACCTTTGTTCCAGCGGATGACATTGCCGCGGCCGGCGTTGTAGTCGGCAAGTGCATAGGGAATGGGATTATCTGTGTGGGCGTAGCGCTTCAGTCGTTTGGAAAGGTAAAACGTGCCTGCGAGGACGTTCGTGGCGGGGTTGAGGCAATGTTCGTGTTCAAAGGTGCGATCGCGTTCCGCGTCCGCCCATTCCTGCGCGGCGACTTCCTGGATCTGCATCAGGCCGAGTTCTCCCGCTCCGCCACGCACGTGCGGCTGAAACTTGCTTTCGCGCCAGATGACTGCTTTCACGAGCGAAGGATCCACGGCGTATCGTTTCGCTGCGGCTTGAATTTCCGGGTAGAACCGCATCTCCACTGATTCCTTGCGCCAAAGAAACAAGGCGCCTGCGGTTCCGAGGAACAGCAGAAGCAGCAGAGCCCAGCGCCGAAATTTCACGTGGTGAATTTTAGCCGGGTTGCAGCACCGCGCAAAGCCCTTGATTCCGCTTATTCCTACAAACGGTTGACACACGGTGCCGGCACTTCAACCCTGCTGGCTGCAATGATAGCCCGTGTCAGCCTGGAGATCGCGCTTCGAAAGGAGTTTGATTATGCCATTCCCGACGATCTTGTGGGAAAGGTCGACGTGGGCAGTCGCGTTCAGGTTCCGTTCGGCGCGCGCAAGGTCCTGGGATGCGTCACCGCCGTCGCGGAAACATCGGATGTAACCCGGCTTAAACCCATCATCAAAGTCATTGGCGCGCAGACGCTCGTGACTCCGCGCGTGCTGAAGCTCGCCCGGTGGATTGCGGACTACTACTGTTGTCCACCCGAGGTCGCGCTCAAAAGCGTGCTGCCTGAGGCCGTGCGCAAGGAACAGGCGGGATGGCGCGAACGGCTCTTCGTGCGCATGCTTGCACCTGCGGGCGATTTCCCAAAATTGCCGAAGCGGCAGCGGGACGTTTGGAACATCGTGGAGGAGCGGCGCGAATTACCGTTGCAGGAGTTGTTGGAACTCGCAGGGACGACTGCCGCGACCGTCCGCAGTTTGGAAGACAAGGGACTTGTCACTGTCACTTCGCAGGTTTCGGAGCGTGATCCTTACGCTCGGGAACAGATCCTGCCCACGCAGCCGCTCGTGCTTAATCCGGCGCAGGAAAAGGCGCTGACGAGCATCACACGCGCAATCGATTGCGCGAACGCGTCGAAGTCAACAGCACCGGACGATGGGAACGTGACGCCAGCGCAAGGCGGGGGGGAAACGTTTCTGTTGCACGGCGTGACCGGCAGCGGAAAGACGGAGATTTATCTGCAAGCGATAGCGCATGCCTTGGAACGGGGGAAGGGAGCCATCGTGCTGGTTCCGGAGATTTCGCTCACGCCGCAGACCGTTGAGCGATTCAAGGCACGCTTCAGTTCGGGTCCTCTTCAGACGCTTGTTGCCGTGTTGCACAGCCATCTTTCCTCGGGCGAACGGCATGATGAATGGCACAAAATTCGGCAGGGCCGCGCCCGAATAGTGATCGGCGCACGCTCCGCCATCTTCGCGCCTGTCGAGCCACTCGGGCTCATCATCGTGGATGAAGAACACGAGCACACCTACAAGCAGGAGGAAGCGCCCCGATATCAGGCGCGCGACGTGGCCATTATGCGCGGCCGCATGGAATCCGCGGTGGTCGTGCTCGGATCGGCCACGCCCTCGCTCGAGAGCTACTTCAATTGCCGCAAGGGAAAATACACGCTGCTCGACCTTCCTGAGCGTGTTGACGACCAAAAGATGCCTTATGTGCGCGTGGTGGACATGCGGCAGGCGGTGCGTCGCGACCAGGGCATTCCCATCTTTTCGCCGCAATTGAAGGAAGCGATCACGCAGCGACTCGAGCGCGGCGAACAAACGATCCTGTTCCTTAACCGCCGCGGCTATTCGACTTCGCTGCAGTGCCCGCTTTGCGGTTATGTCGCCGAATGTCCCAACTGCAGCCTCTCGCTGACATTTCATCGGCAGGTTCAACGCTTGCGTTGCCATGTTTGCAACCACGACGCACCGGTGCCGCCGGTTTGTCCAAACGAGCATTGCCGCAATCCGAAGATCCGTTACGCGGGAATTGGAACCCAGAGGGTGGAGGAAACATTGGGCCGGATTTTTCCGAACGGACGCATTACGCGCATGGACGCGGACACAATGAAGCGGAAGGACGATTATCGGCGCATTCTCGGGGACTTCCGCGCGGGCAAGATCGACATCCTGCTGGGCACGCAGATGATCGCCAAGGGTCTTCATTTTCCAAATGTGACCCTCGTAGGAATCATCTACGCCGACATGGCTTTGCATCAGCCTGACTTCCGCGCGGGTGAACGGACCTTTCAGTTGCTGACGCAGGTGGCGGGGCGTGCCGGGCGCGGAGACATCGAGGGCGAAGTCGTGGTGCAGGCGTTCACACCGTTTCATCCGGCGATACAATATGCGCGGCGGCATGATTTCGTGGGCTTTTACGACCAGGAACTGGAGTTTCGCCAACAGCTGCGCTACCCGCCGTTCAGTCGCGTCGCCCTGTTGACCCTGAAAGGACGGAACGAAGAGAAGGTGAAATTTTCCGCGGAACATGTCGCCCGGCTTCTGATCCCGTTCAAGGAAGCGCCTGGTCAATCAACGGGCCCCGACACCGGCGTGAAAGTTCCTCTGCCCGATTTGATCATCGCGGGACCCGCGGCCGCGCCGTTGCTGCGGGCGGAGACTTTCTACCGTTATCAGATCATGCTGCGAACGCAGCGGATGACCGTCTTGAGCCGGCTTCTGGCCGAGGTGTTGCAGACGCTCGTGTTGCCTGAAGACGTGATGCTTTCAGTGGACATCGATCCCACCGACCTGAGTTAGCCCGACGAGGGATCGCCTGGAGATCGATTCCTGGCGCGTCAGAATGAGGAACCGCGCTGATAATCCAGCCGCAGCCGCAATCAATCCCGTCGCGAGCCCGATCCAGATGCCGACTGCCTGGAGACCGCCGACGAAAGCCAGCGACGC includes:
- a CDS encoding lytic transglycosylase domain-containing protein — encoded protein: MKFRRWALLLLLFLGTAGALFLWRKESVEMRFYPEIQAAAKRYAVDPSLVKAVIWRESKFQPHVRGGAGELGLMQIQEVAAQEWADAERDRTFEHEHCLNPATNVLAGTFYLSKRLKRYAHTDNPIPYALADYNAGRGNVIRWNKGAAATNSVMFIESIDFPGTKHYVKSVARRHRLYKTFARFGL
- the priA gene encoding primosomal protein N', which produces MVNFSRVAAPRKALDSAYSYKRLTHGAGTSTLLAAMIARVSLEIALRKEFDYAIPDDLVGKVDVGSRVQVPFGARKVLGCVTAVAETSDVTRLKPIIKVIGAQTLVTPRVLKLARWIADYYCCPPEVALKSVLPEAVRKEQAGWRERLFVRMLAPAGDFPKLPKRQRDVWNIVEERRELPLQELLELAGTTAATVRSLEDKGLVTVTSQVSERDPYAREQILPTQPLVLNPAQEKALTSITRAIDCANASKSTAPDDGNVTPAQGGGETFLLHGVTGSGKTEIYLQAIAHALERGKGAIVLVPEISLTPQTVERFKARFSSGPLQTLVAVLHSHLSSGERHDEWHKIRQGRARIVIGARSAIFAPVEPLGLIIVDEEHEHTYKQEEAPRYQARDVAIMRGRMESAVVVLGSATPSLESYFNCRKGKYTLLDLPERVDDQKMPYVRVVDMRQAVRRDQGIPIFSPQLKEAITQRLERGEQTILFLNRRGYSTSLQCPLCGYVAECPNCSLSLTFHRQVQRLRCHVCNHDAPVPPVCPNEHCRNPKIRYAGIGTQRVEETLGRIFPNGRITRMDADTMKRKDDYRRILGDFRAGKIDILLGTQMIAKGLHFPNVTLVGIIYADMALHQPDFRAGERTFQLLTQVAGRAGRGDIEGEVVVQAFTPFHPAIQYARRHDFVGFYDQELEFRQQLRYPPFSRVALLTLKGRNEEKVKFSAEHVARLLIPFKEAPGQSTGPDTGVKVPLPDLIIAGPAAAPLLRAETFYRYQIMLRTQRMTVLSRLLAEVLQTLVLPEDVMLSVDIDPTDLS